A window of Chaetodon auriga isolate fChaAug3 chromosome 2, fChaAug3.hap1, whole genome shotgun sequence contains these coding sequences:
- the bin2b gene encoding bridging integrator 2b isoform X1 — MAENKMGPNLQAGAGFLAKRVQKSLNRAQEKVLQKLGKTMETKDEQFELCFQSLNKQQIDGNRLFKDVKAYHTAVKAVHETSKRLSQTLRDIYESDWSGEGDLSVITASEDLLWNDYEEKLSDQVVRTMENYTSQFPEVKERVAKRGRKLVDYDSARHHLEALQSAKKKDEAKIAKADEEFNKAQNVFEEINKELREELPVLYQSRIGCYVTVFQNISNLRDVFYKEMSVLNRELYNVMKKLETQHSGKAFIIKGLNSSSSKSKKRKSIVISNPIPCNTAFPADHVSIHSSTENGKDTVPSSAIHRTQSISEDTSLPEESGVSSKDVNSSDSDLSSSGTNTPKRQSVCDNESGDGSAGSQSPEEVTAEAVAEVEAEAEAEAEAELATNQSDDSGVGVPKSEAASQEVSNPSDSADSDAPQSPEQDNVSDPPSEEAKPKPAPVPAPRVSFRCKDRHPLLRAEGQEETEEASAKQETADSGDDSSPDNPPGFLYKGVALESHAASEDGLLQFDEGDVILVLADTLEQEGLLRGIREESWTQHRDLENHSGIFSEKFIQPVQSE, encoded by the exons ATGGCAGAGAATAAGATGGGCCCAAACCTCCAGGCTGGAGCTGGATTCCTCGCCAAACGGGTCCAGAAGTCTTTGAATCGAGCTCAGGAGAAG GTTCTTCAAAAACTGGGCAAAACCATGGAGACCAAGGATGAACAGTTTGAGCTATGTTTCCAAAGCCTCAACAAACAACAG ATCGATGGAAACAGGTTGTTTAAAGATGTCAAGGCCTACCATACAGCAGTGAAAG CCGTGCATGAGACGTCCAAGCGGCTGTCCCAGACTTTGCGAGACATCTACGAATCGGACTGGAGCGGAGAAGGAGACCTTTCTGTCATTACAGCG AGTGAGGACTTGTTGTGGAACGACTACGAAGAGAAACTAAGTGACCAGGTTGTCCGCACCATGGAGAACTATACAAGCCAGTTCCCTGAGGTCAAG GAACGAGTCGCGAAACGCGGCCGCAAACTGGTGGACTACGATTCAGCACGACACCACCTGGAGGCGCTACAAAGTGCTAAGAaaaaggatgaagccaaaataGCAAAG GCAGACGAAGAGTTCAACAAAGCTCAGAATGTCtttgaagaaataaataaggagctgagggaggagcTGCCCGTTCTCTATCAGAG CCGAATAGGTTGCTATGTGACGGTGTTCCAAAACATATCAAACCTGAGAGATGTCTTCTATAAGGAAATGAGCGTG CTGAACCGTGAGCTGTACAACGTGATGAAGAAACTGGAGACTCAACACTCGGGAAAGGCTTTCATCATCAAGGGTCTGAACAG CTCGTCAAGCAAGTCAAAGAAGAGAAAGTCCATAGTTATCTCCAACCCCATCCCCTGCAATACAGCTTTCCCAGCTGACCACGTCTCCATCCATTCTTCCACTGAAAACGGAAAGGACACCGTCCCTTCTTCCGCTATCCACCGCACTCAAAGCATTTCTGAAGACACCAGCCTACCCGAAGAGAGTGGTGTCTCGTCCAAAGATGTCAACTCGTCAGACTCCGATCTCAGCTCCAGCGGCACCAACACCCCTAAGAGGCAGTCAGTATGTGACAATGAGAGCGGTGATGGGAGCGCAGGCAGTCAAAGTCCAGAGGAGGTGACGGCGGAGGCGGTGGCcgaggtggaggcagaggcagaggcagaggcagaggcagaacTTGCTACAAACCAGTCGGATGACTCCGGGGTGGGAGTACCAAAGTCAGAGGCTGCAAGTCAGGAAGTGTCCAATCCGTCTGATTCTGCAGATAGTGACGCCCCACAGAGTCCAGAGCAGGACAATGTGAGCGATCCACCATCAGAGGAGGCCAAGCCCAAACCTGCACCAGTTCCCGCCCCTCGCGTCTCCTTCCGCTGCAAAGATAGACACCCCCTCTTAAGGGCTGAGgggcaggaggagacagaggaagcaTCAGCCAAACAGGAGACAGCTGACTCAGGAGATGATTCCAGCCCTGACAATCCTCCAGGCTTCCTTTACAAG GGGGTGGCATTGGAGAGCCACGCAGCTTCTGAAGACGGCCTGCTCCAGTTTGATGAGGGAGACGTCATCCTGGTGCTCGCTGACACTCTAGAG CAGGAAGGCCTGCTGAGGGGGATCAGGGAGGAGAGCTGGACCCAGCACCGGGACCTAGAAAATCACTCTGGGATCTTCTCGGAAAAATTCATCCAGCCTGTTCAGTCAGAGTGA
- the txnrd3 gene encoding thioredoxin reductase 3 isoform X2, producing MPPIENDTGKKELKSRIQQLIDSNQVIVFSKSYCPYCVKVKDLFKELKVECNVVELDLIEDGSNYQEMLLEMTGQKTVPNVFINKMHIGGCDKTMQAHKDGSLQQLLSGENEAYDYDLIVIGGGSGGLACSKEAAVLGKKVMVLDYVVPTPKGTSWGLGGTCVNVGCIPKKLMHQTALLGTAMQDARKFGWEFEETVKHNWDTMKTAVNNYIGSLNWGYRVALRDKNVNYVNAYAEFIEPHKIKATNKRGKETFYTSAKFVLATGERPRYLGIPGDKEYCITSDDLFSLSYCPGKTLVIGASYVALECGGFLAGLGLDVTIMVRSILLRGFDQDMANRAGEHMEEHGVKFLRKYVPIKVEELEAGTPGRLKVTAKSTETDEIIEGEYNTVLIAVGRDACTDKIGLDKAGVKVNPKNGKVPVNDEEQTNVSHIYAIGDILEGKWELTPVAIQAGKLLARRLFGGSKIKCDYINVPTTVFTPLEYGACGLSEERATELYGQDNIEVFHSLLWPLEFTVPGRDNNKCYAKLICNKLDSDRVIGFHYLGPNAGEVTQGFGAAMKCGATKEQFDSTIGIHPTCAEIFTTLDVTKSSGGNITQAGC from the exons ATGCCTCCCATCGAAAATGACACCGGGAAGAAAGAACTCAAATCTCGAATACAGCAGCTTATTGACTCCAATCAAGTGATTGTTTTCAGCAAAAGCTACTGTCCGTATTGTGTCAAG GTGAAAGACTTGTTCAAAGAGCTGAAAGTCGAGTGTAATGTGGTGGAGCTGGACCTCATAG AGGATGGAAGCAACTACCAGGAGATGCTGCTCGAGATGACTGGACAGAAAACTGTTCCTAATGTCTTCATCAACAAGATGCACATTGGAGGCTGTGACAAAACAATGCAG GCTCATAAAGACGGCAGCCTGCAGCAGCTATTAAGTGGAGAAAATGAAGCCTATGACTATGACCTGATCGTCATTGGAGGAGGATCTGGAGGTCTCGCCTGCTCAAAG GAAGCTGCTGTGTTGGGGAAGAAGGTCATGGTACTGGACTATGTGGTGCCCACGCCAAAGGGAACCTCCTGGG GTCTCGGTGGAACATGTGTGAACGTGGGCTGCATTCCCAAGAAGCTGATGCACCAGACGGCCTTGCTGGGCACAGCCATGCAGGACGCACGCAAGTTCGGCTGGGAGTTTGAAGAGACAG TGAAACACAACTGGGACACGATGAAGACGGCGGTGAACAACTACATTGGCTCACTGAACTGGGGCTACCGGGTGGCACTGAGAGACAAGAATGTCAACTATGTCAATGCCTATGCAGAGTTCATTGAACCACACAAAATCAAG gcAACAAACAAACGTGGGAAAGAGACATTTTACACGTCAGCTAAGTTTGTCTTAGCTACAGGTGAGAGGCCTCGCTACCTGGGCATTCCTGGAGACAAGGAGTACTGCATCACCAG TGACGACCTCTTCTCGTTGTCTTACTGTCCGGGAAAGACCCTGGTGATCGGGGCGTCGTACGTGGCTCTGGAGTGCGGGGGTTTCCTAGCCGGCCTGGGTCTCGATGTCACCATCATGGTCCGGTCCATCCTGCTCAGGGGCTTCGACCAGGACATGGCCAACCGTGCTGGAGAGCACATGGAGGAGCACGGTGTAAAGTTCCTCCGCAAATATGTCCCTATCAAG gtggaggagctggaggcaggCACTCCTGGCAGGCTGAAGGTGACAGCCAAGTCCACAGAAACTGATGAGATCATCGAAGGAGAGTACAACACT GTGCTGATAGCAGTGGGCCGAGACGCATGCACAGACAAGATTGGCCTGGACAAGGCAGGGGTCAAAGTCAACCCCAA GAATGGAAAAGTTCCAGTGAACGATGAGGAGCAGACCAATGTGTCCCACATCTACGCCATTGGAGACATTCTGGAAGGCAAGTGGGAGCTGACACCTGTAGCCATCCAGGCTGGCAAGCTGCTGGCTAGACGCCTCTTCGGGGGCTCAAAAATAAAG tgtgacTACATCAACGTTCCCACCACTGTCTTCACCCCACTGGAGTACGGAGCCTGTGGTCTGTCAGAGGAGAGAGCCACTGAGCTCTATGGACAGGACAACATcgag GTGTTCCACAGTCTGCTGTGGCCTCTGGAGTTCACTGTGCCCGGCAGAGACAACAACAAGTGCTACGCCAAGCTCATCTGCAATAAACTGGACAGC GATCGAGTCATTGGGTTCCACTATCTGGGTCCCAATGCTGGAGAGGTGACGCAGGGCTTTGGTGCAGCAATGAAATGTGGTGCCACCAAGGAGCAGTTTGACAGCACCATCGGCATCCACCCAACCTGTGCCGAG
- the txnrd3 gene encoding thioredoxin reductase 3 isoform X1 translates to MPPIENDTGKKELKSRIQQLIDSNQVIVFSKSYCPYCVKVKDLFKELKVECNVVELDLIEDGSNYQEMLLEMTGQKTVPNVFINKMHIGGCDKTMQAHKDGSLQQLLSGENEAYDYDLIVIGGGSGGLACSKEAAVLGKKVMVLDYVVPTPKGTSWGLGGTCVNVGCIPKKLMHQTALLGTAMQDARKFGWEFEETGEGSGHRPRRSRRGDIGPVCCVKHNWDTMKTAVNNYIGSLNWGYRVALRDKNVNYVNAYAEFIEPHKIKATNKRGKETFYTSAKFVLATGERPRYLGIPGDKEYCITSDDLFSLSYCPGKTLVIGASYVALECGGFLAGLGLDVTIMVRSILLRGFDQDMANRAGEHMEEHGVKFLRKYVPIKVEELEAGTPGRLKVTAKSTETDEIIEGEYNTVLIAVGRDACTDKIGLDKAGVKVNPKNGKVPVNDEEQTNVSHIYAIGDILEGKWELTPVAIQAGKLLARRLFGGSKIKCDYINVPTTVFTPLEYGACGLSEERATELYGQDNIEVFHSLLWPLEFTVPGRDNNKCYAKLICNKLDSDRVIGFHYLGPNAGEVTQGFGAAMKCGATKEQFDSTIGIHPTCAEIFTTLDVTKSSGGNITQAGC, encoded by the exons ATGCCTCCCATCGAAAATGACACCGGGAAGAAAGAACTCAAATCTCGAATACAGCAGCTTATTGACTCCAATCAAGTGATTGTTTTCAGCAAAAGCTACTGTCCGTATTGTGTCAAG GTGAAAGACTTGTTCAAAGAGCTGAAAGTCGAGTGTAATGTGGTGGAGCTGGACCTCATAG AGGATGGAAGCAACTACCAGGAGATGCTGCTCGAGATGACTGGACAGAAAACTGTTCCTAATGTCTTCATCAACAAGATGCACATTGGAGGCTGTGACAAAACAATGCAG GCTCATAAAGACGGCAGCCTGCAGCAGCTATTAAGTGGAGAAAATGAAGCCTATGACTATGACCTGATCGTCATTGGAGGAGGATCTGGAGGTCTCGCCTGCTCAAAG GAAGCTGCTGTGTTGGGGAAGAAGGTCATGGTACTGGACTATGTGGTGCCCACGCCAAAGGGAACCTCCTGGG GTCTCGGTGGAACATGTGTGAACGTGGGCTGCATTCCCAAGAAGCTGATGCACCAGACGGCCTTGCTGGGCACAGCCATGCAGGACGCACGCAAGTTCGGCTGGGAGTTTGAAGAGACAGGTGAGGGCTCCGGGCACAGACCCAGAAGGTCACGAAGGGGGGACATTGGACCAGTTTGCTGTG TGAAACACAACTGGGACACGATGAAGACGGCGGTGAACAACTACATTGGCTCACTGAACTGGGGCTACCGGGTGGCACTGAGAGACAAGAATGTCAACTATGTCAATGCCTATGCAGAGTTCATTGAACCACACAAAATCAAG gcAACAAACAAACGTGGGAAAGAGACATTTTACACGTCAGCTAAGTTTGTCTTAGCTACAGGTGAGAGGCCTCGCTACCTGGGCATTCCTGGAGACAAGGAGTACTGCATCACCAG TGACGACCTCTTCTCGTTGTCTTACTGTCCGGGAAAGACCCTGGTGATCGGGGCGTCGTACGTGGCTCTGGAGTGCGGGGGTTTCCTAGCCGGCCTGGGTCTCGATGTCACCATCATGGTCCGGTCCATCCTGCTCAGGGGCTTCGACCAGGACATGGCCAACCGTGCTGGAGAGCACATGGAGGAGCACGGTGTAAAGTTCCTCCGCAAATATGTCCCTATCAAG gtggaggagctggaggcaggCACTCCTGGCAGGCTGAAGGTGACAGCCAAGTCCACAGAAACTGATGAGATCATCGAAGGAGAGTACAACACT GTGCTGATAGCAGTGGGCCGAGACGCATGCACAGACAAGATTGGCCTGGACAAGGCAGGGGTCAAAGTCAACCCCAA GAATGGAAAAGTTCCAGTGAACGATGAGGAGCAGACCAATGTGTCCCACATCTACGCCATTGGAGACATTCTGGAAGGCAAGTGGGAGCTGACACCTGTAGCCATCCAGGCTGGCAAGCTGCTGGCTAGACGCCTCTTCGGGGGCTCAAAAATAAAG tgtgacTACATCAACGTTCCCACCACTGTCTTCACCCCACTGGAGTACGGAGCCTGTGGTCTGTCAGAGGAGAGAGCCACTGAGCTCTATGGACAGGACAACATcgag GTGTTCCACAGTCTGCTGTGGCCTCTGGAGTTCACTGTGCCCGGCAGAGACAACAACAAGTGCTACGCCAAGCTCATCTGCAATAAACTGGACAGC GATCGAGTCATTGGGTTCCACTATCTGGGTCCCAATGCTGGAGAGGTGACGCAGGGCTTTGGTGCAGCAATGAAATGTGGTGCCACCAAGGAGCAGTTTGACAGCACCATCGGCATCCACCCAACCTGTGCCGAG
- the bin2b gene encoding bridging integrator 2b isoform X2: MAENKMGPNLQAGAGFLAKRVQKSLNRAQEKVLQKLGKTMETKDEQFELCFQSLNKQQIDGNRLFKDVKAYHTAVKAVHETSKRLSQTLRDIYESDWSGEGDLSVITASEDLLWNDYEEKLSDQVVRTMENYTSQFPEVKERVAKRGRKLVDYDSARHHLEALQSAKKKDEAKIAKADEEFNKAQNVFEEINKELREELPVLYQSRIGCYVTVFQNISNLRDVFYKEMSVLNRELYNVMKKLETQHSGKAFIIKGLNSSSSKSKKRKSIVISNPIPCNTAFPADHVSIHSSTENGKDTVPSSAIHRTQSISEDTSLPEESGVSSKDVNSSDSDLSSSGTNTPKRQSVCDNESGDGSAGSQSPEEVTAEAVAEVEAEAEAEAEAELATNQSDDSGVGVPKSEAASQEVSNPSDSADSDAPQSPEQDNVSDPPSEEAKPKPAPVPAPRVSFRCKDRHPLLRAEGQEETEEASAKQETADSGDDSSPDNPPGFLYKGVALESHAASEDGLLQFDEGDVILVLADTLEEGLLRGIREESWTQHRDLENHSGIFSEKFIQPVQSE, from the exons ATGGCAGAGAATAAGATGGGCCCAAACCTCCAGGCTGGAGCTGGATTCCTCGCCAAACGGGTCCAGAAGTCTTTGAATCGAGCTCAGGAGAAG GTTCTTCAAAAACTGGGCAAAACCATGGAGACCAAGGATGAACAGTTTGAGCTATGTTTCCAAAGCCTCAACAAACAACAG ATCGATGGAAACAGGTTGTTTAAAGATGTCAAGGCCTACCATACAGCAGTGAAAG CCGTGCATGAGACGTCCAAGCGGCTGTCCCAGACTTTGCGAGACATCTACGAATCGGACTGGAGCGGAGAAGGAGACCTTTCTGTCATTACAGCG AGTGAGGACTTGTTGTGGAACGACTACGAAGAGAAACTAAGTGACCAGGTTGTCCGCACCATGGAGAACTATACAAGCCAGTTCCCTGAGGTCAAG GAACGAGTCGCGAAACGCGGCCGCAAACTGGTGGACTACGATTCAGCACGACACCACCTGGAGGCGCTACAAAGTGCTAAGAaaaaggatgaagccaaaataGCAAAG GCAGACGAAGAGTTCAACAAAGCTCAGAATGTCtttgaagaaataaataaggagctgagggaggagcTGCCCGTTCTCTATCAGAG CCGAATAGGTTGCTATGTGACGGTGTTCCAAAACATATCAAACCTGAGAGATGTCTTCTATAAGGAAATGAGCGTG CTGAACCGTGAGCTGTACAACGTGATGAAGAAACTGGAGACTCAACACTCGGGAAAGGCTTTCATCATCAAGGGTCTGAACAG CTCGTCAAGCAAGTCAAAGAAGAGAAAGTCCATAGTTATCTCCAACCCCATCCCCTGCAATACAGCTTTCCCAGCTGACCACGTCTCCATCCATTCTTCCACTGAAAACGGAAAGGACACCGTCCCTTCTTCCGCTATCCACCGCACTCAAAGCATTTCTGAAGACACCAGCCTACCCGAAGAGAGTGGTGTCTCGTCCAAAGATGTCAACTCGTCAGACTCCGATCTCAGCTCCAGCGGCACCAACACCCCTAAGAGGCAGTCAGTATGTGACAATGAGAGCGGTGATGGGAGCGCAGGCAGTCAAAGTCCAGAGGAGGTGACGGCGGAGGCGGTGGCcgaggtggaggcagaggcagaggcagaggcagaggcagaacTTGCTACAAACCAGTCGGATGACTCCGGGGTGGGAGTACCAAAGTCAGAGGCTGCAAGTCAGGAAGTGTCCAATCCGTCTGATTCTGCAGATAGTGACGCCCCACAGAGTCCAGAGCAGGACAATGTGAGCGATCCACCATCAGAGGAGGCCAAGCCCAAACCTGCACCAGTTCCCGCCCCTCGCGTCTCCTTCCGCTGCAAAGATAGACACCCCCTCTTAAGGGCTGAGgggcaggaggagacagaggaagcaTCAGCCAAACAGGAGACAGCTGACTCAGGAGATGATTCCAGCCCTGACAATCCTCCAGGCTTCCTTTACAAG GGGGTGGCATTGGAGAGCCACGCAGCTTCTGAAGACGGCCTGCTCCAGTTTGATGAGGGAGACGTCATCCTGGTGCTCGCTGACACTCTAGAG GAAGGCCTGCTGAGGGGGATCAGGGAGGAGAGCTGGACCCAGCACCGGGACCTAGAAAATCACTCTGGGATCTTCTCGGAAAAATTCATCCAGCCTGTTCAGTCAGAGTGA